The sequence GAGGACACTGATGTCGTGCAAGGACCTCATCCTGGACATCCCACTGCCTAAGCAGGAGACGACCAcactatagttggatacaacttttagaagtccgtggcatttcctcctcaaaggcggatgcatacaaGTCTGCACCAATGGCCGTGCGCTCAAGACTGATGTCATGAGCCAGGCGGCTGGTAGCCCCGCCTTCGGAGAGCATTGCcgtgtgcatgagcgggactatttctttagtcgcagagaTGATTGGCTGCCGCGTTGCGGTCATCTGGGTGGCACCTATCCGGACTtctaagttgtatccgactatagaggcatgtgaatatttgaaatttcaaatATGAATTGAATATTTTCTTTACTCGTAGCAGACTCGATTCCAAAAATGGATATTCGGATATTCTCAATTATTCGGCAACAGCCAAATATTCTGTTAAAGAGGTGAATATTTGGAGAAATTCGAATACTATCTGGACAAGTAACGACTTGCGAATGTTACACATTTTTTGAAAAATATCACTAATATGTTAATTGCCTTGATACACTAATACATTAATTTATTTGAAGAGAGTAATCAAAATTATCCTTACTTCTAATTTACAACTTTTATAAGGATGCACACATATTTTTAATATTCAAAGTTTCTTGCCTTATTCCCATTCAAAAAGTTTGAATATTTGCACGCTCTTAGACCACACGCATTCATACAAACACGCATTCACACAAGCAAAAAAGGTAAACATCTTCACAAGCATGCTCACCCCTAGAAGATGAGCTGCGGTGTGAGTCCCGGTCGCtcttgctgctgctactgctgctgtgGTACTTGTCTCGGTCATGTCCAGATGACCGCGAGTCCCGTGAGTCTCGGTGGGAACTGCGGTCGCTCCTACTACTCCGGTCATCATCGTGGCGACTGCTGCTGCTCCGCTCATCGTCCCGCCGACTCCGGTCATCATCTCTTCTGCTCCGGTCGTCATCCCGCCGGCTCCTGTCGTCATCTCGTCGACTGCGCTTCCGGTCCTCATCGCGCTTGCGGTCTTCGTCACGTTTCCGATCCTCGTCACGCTTGCGGTCCTCGTCTCGTTTCCTATCCTCGTCCCGCTTGCGGTCCTCATCCCGCTTACGGTCTTCCTCACGCTTCCGATCGTCGTCACGCTTACGATCATCCTCTCGCCTGCGGTCCTCGTCACGCTTGCGCTCATCATTTCGTCTCCGGTCGTCGTCCCGTTTGCGGTCGTCGTCACGCTTTCTGTCATCCGTACGGTCCCTCTTGTCATCTAAACGCTCTCTACGGTCATCACGTGGGGACCTACTTCTGTGCCGCTTCTCGTCACGGTCCCTCCGATCGTCCCGTGCCAGTTCGGGCCCTCGCCGGCTGCTTCGAGTGTCGTCTTCCTCACGCCTCCGCCGCCGTTCCCTTTCACGCTCCCGCTGCTTTTCCTTTTCCTCTCGCTCCTTTTCGCGCCGGTTCTGAAGGAAAGAGCGCATGTTTAGATACAATCTTTCATGCAGGTGGCACAAGATCATGCAGCAGAATCTACAAGAGATAGACTCACAAGATGCCACATGAGCAACAGTGTTAAGGCCGCATTTGTATTGGTGAATTGCAGAAGCTGTCGCGACCAATTGCAAACAGTTGCTTTCGACGGGAAGTGACTGTTGAGTCAGTTGAGCGAATGCAGCCTCAAAGCTACTGAACCAATCGGCAATGCAGGACGCCTGCATCTGCCGAAACCTAATTTTATGTGGCAATGGCAGCACAAGAAGCTGTGCGCTGCATAAATTTTTAGACACATTCGTGTTGTGGCAAGCAAACCGTACTTGTCTGTGCAAACAACAGTCACCACCAGTCCTCCCGTGCTTACCAGTCGCATGAACTCTTTTAGTAGCTAGTGTGAGAGCATTCAAAAGAAAAAGTCTTATCGTAAATATCATTTTCTGACTGAAAGCCAATCTTAATCGTATATTTTATCCCGACTGGCTCCTCTGTGCAAGATGCAGAAAGGTGCCAATCATCTGCAACAGAAAGAACATTACCACAGGGCTATCAAGTCAAGCTCAGGTGTTTAGAGTGCAATGGTGCTTTCCAGGTGACTAATCATAGTGGCACTTTTAACTACTCACCAGAATCTCCTCAACGGCTTCCTTGAGCTTGGCGTAGCCCATGTGTTGCTTGCCCATGAGATGGTCGTCAACACGCTGCTGCGCGTCACCAACAATGAGAAAGGCTCCGCAGATGTCGCACACCTCCATCTGCTTTTCCTGGGCAGCTGCCAGCTCTGCCGTTTGCTGCACAGTACAACGAGGCAATGCACAATGACTCGTAACTCCCTAAAGGCCAACTTTCATGGCAGCCTTCTATACACCACTCCTATCGGACAACTCGCAACTGTGATCAATTTGCGAAATCGCTCGGCCTGGCTGGCTCCTTTGACAAGATTTCTTGGCTGACAAGAATTCCTCGGCTGCAACTGGATTCCTTTGACAAGGAATCCAGTCACAGCCGAGGAATTTGGTTTTACTCAGGCTTGGTGAGAAGCCAAGTGCAAGTGAAAGGGTTCCATGCATAGGTGTGCACACAGGAGTGAGCGGCGCCCCCTAATCATCAAAGGGGGGTGGCAAGTCCGCCCCACACCTTTATTTAATCGTACCTGTGCAGTCACTGTTtaagtgcagggttatggccatgttTTTGACAATCACAGTGGCCGACGACCCCTCATGTTGCATTCCAAAACTATTTACTTTACACCTCTATCCCCTGAACGACGGGGACTAAAGGCACGCCTTTACAAGAAGcacatcatcgcttcatttttatttttgcacccATTGTGAAGCTTGTTTTCTGTCGGATTTGACCCCCCAATACCGTATtctctcgcgtataacccgcaccctcaAAAGCGATTCGCGGGAAGTTTTCTAAAAATAATCCACGCATATTGCCGCAAAGCTAGCTTCTCTGTGTAGCTGtcaagcactgccgtgaagccacttTTGCAGACAGGCAGTTGCGTTTTTTTTATTGACTTTAGCACAAGTTTTAAAAAGTTTTTTTGTGTGGGTTATACAAGAGAAAATGCAGTACTTAATATGCAGGGTGGGCACTGTGTTGAAACTTAGCcctccctaatggagaaccctgcacaCACCTATATTGTGATTGTAGTACAGCTAAACCCCGCAATAATGAAATCGACAAGAAACACAAATATTCACACTTGCAAAAGTTTTGTGTTTTTGAAATGAAACAGCACAGAcagaaaatgataataataatatctggggtttaacgtcccaaaaccacgatatgattatgagagacggcgtagtggagggctccggaaattttgaccacctggggttctttaacgtgcacctaaatctaagtacacgggcctcaagcagtttcgcctccatcgaaaacgcagctgccgtggcagggattcgatcccgcgaccttcgggtcagcagtcgagcaccataaccactagaccactgtggcggggccagACAGAAAATGAACTGAGAAAGAAAAGTTCACTGAAAAAATAAAGACGGCACCTATATTTTTAAGTCTGGCAGCTCTATGCTGCCAATTTCCCACAGGATGAATGTCCTCTCAAGCGACTAGAAACTTCGTTCTGCCAAGCACCTGACCGGAAACGCGCTTGTAAACATTTTATTGGTAGGTACCCGGTGGCAGTAGTTCTCCACCTCCAACATCAGCGGTGGATGTTAGACCATTCCACCAATGCTGTGGCGAGAAGGTGAGCCCAGAGACCTTAGCAGTTCTCAATGGGGCCACATTTCGACATGAATGCCCCATACACCACAGAGTGCCAGCGCACGGTACTCCTCTGCATGTTAGAAAAAACGGAGGGTTCCCAGTGGGCACTGGGAGTCTAACTCAACACCCCTCGCAGTGGAAGCAGGCACTCTACCATTTTGGCACCACTGCAGTTCAAACACAATGTAAGGGGTGTATTCCAATTCCGGCCAGCATCACAGGCTGTTtaagctgacagcttagaagaaaagagaaagcgaagGAAAAACAAACCGAATTGCTATTTAGCTGCTTTCATGTTCGAATCAATGAAAAATAAACGTAGCTTACACTAAGCACTTAAGAAAGCACCGACTTAGGTGTAAACGACCACACTGGTGAGACCAAAGCCTTCCGGTCAGCCGCCATCTCATTTGGAAAGCAAAGCAGCCTGCATAGTCTTTAGTCTCTGATGCTGTCTTTGCAAAATTGTCTAGGCTGTGTAAGAACTGGAACAAGGCTTAAGATGGTCACTGTCTGTTTAGCTGCCTATTTCGCAGTCTATGGCTAATACTGAGACACTGCCAAGTTTGCAAAACATCGCATAGGCCTCACCCTGAGCCAATGTGCCTTGTCAGAGTCCTTGTCGAGAGACTTGCGCTCTTCCTTGAGCTGGTCACAGAGCTTCATGATGCCCTGCGCCTCCTCGACTTTGCCCTCGCAGCCCAGCTGCTCCACCTGCTGCAGCAGACCCTGGATGCGCTCGTTCAGCACGATCACCCGCTCGTCCGTCGGGGCCGCCGGCTCTTTCGTCTTGATCACCACGCCGCCCTGCAAAACAGAGTGATGACCCCGAAGAATGCCACTACCCCTTTAATAACAGAGCATGAGACTAGATCAAGTGATAAAGTGACTaaagtagagcatcggacgcattatccgaaggttgcaggttgggTCCCCACCagtggcaagttgccttttcgtccacattaataTCATAATTACTAAGTTCCAGTTAATGACGACAAATGTGCCCTATATAGCTTGCTCGTTTGCAGGGTGTGCCAGTCACGCCACCATCACGCGCATTGGTGCCACAGTGCAGCGTCACGAGGGATCGTCGGATAACGCCGTATAAGGATACCCTCCTCGGCGTCATTGCCTATTGGTTTCATTAAGCTGAGTCTCACAAAGAGAACGAGCTCTTGATCTATTTCCCTCCTTTCGTACATGGTGAAATAAGGGACATGAGAGGAGAAACTCGTGAAAAGATGGATAAAACACGAAAGACaatgagaagaaaacaaaaagactAGCTGCCAGCTGGCACTTGCAGCTAAAAGAAATGTACTGTCAGCTGCAAAAGTTTACAAGATCTGCAGCGTGTGGTGGATGGAAAAGTGCACAGCTGCGCCACCTACCGTCACATGGCATGGCGTTGAGGCTATCGGtcatggcctccacgattagctcctgcaatggTGCGTTGGTGGAGCTAATTGCGGAGCCCAcagccgatagcctcaacactaCACCGTAATGACGGTAGGTGGCTCAGCAGTGCAGTTTTCTGCTGCTCCGCCGCATAcggcagatcccgcaaacttttgcagcCAACAGTACAATTGAAGGATGAACATATGCCATTTTTTGTAGTTGTAAATGCCAGCTAGTCCAGTTGTTTCCTTCTCATTGTCTTTCATGTTTTCCACTGATGTTTTATCTTTTTTAAAATGTACGAATTATCCCTGTTCAACGCTACAAACTCGGACATAACATCGTTTTGTCAGCCAGGTCAGCCCAACCTGTAGAAATCTCACCACCACCAACACAGCAAACACCACAATATTTACTCTTGGGTAAGTTGGCACATACATTAGATTcacagtaaacggaaatctcttaaaaaCTGAATTGACAGGGACAAGAGAGAACACAGGACTTGTTCTGTCCTCTGTCATTTCTGCAGAATTTTCATGCTATATTCCACCCTTCAAATACagcagactctcattaaacgaatctagaagggaccaggaaaatatgctCTACTTAACAAAAGTTCCATTCACTGAGAGATTAACACGGGTGCAGAATTCAGGTATGAAACCAACCatatcagaggcagttgttccgtttaagagatttacgtttactgagagtctactgtaatatACCCAAGCTGCACAGTTTAAGAGTTCAATAGCACTCCCTCGTatccttgttcacaataaagctTCTATAAGCCAAAACAGCTTGACCGGTATGTTCTTCTAACCTCTTGGTTGCTGAGTTGCAGTCGCTGCCGCGCCCTCCGGATACGCTTTTCGACGTCTGAGAGCATGGACTGGCAGAACTGGAGAAAGGAGTCCTCGTAGCCTTCCTGACGGTACCGGGGGCTTGCCTCATACCTAGACAAGAGAATGATGAAACAAGGCTGGCCAACACCACACGTGCACAAGTTCAATTGTCATTCATTTTGGGGCATCCACAGTTTAAGACTCCCTCAGGAATGAACATAACCTGTTCCGAAGGCAAACAAACATGAACACCACACTCAGTTAGAACCTAAGGAAAAACTGTAAGCTCTGCCCACAAAACCGTGGCCCGCCTTCCCTTCGCCTGCGAAAAACAGTCGTGCCGGCTGGTTTTTGCTCAAACCATAAGTACCATTTCTCAGCTAATGTAAATATTAGaggaacactaaagaggaaaatgatttttctcatattagtaaattactcttccaCAATTCAAAAACCAAACTGCGGGTGGCGACACCATCTTGAAATTCTCGCACCAcactccgtgacgtcatagatttccaCGGTGTCTACTGTGTCCTACGTAGTtcataatcagtaaaaatgaagtacattgtcctctgagagagGCCGTAGACTTaagataccaagtttcaggaaatttagttttttttttttaggttgtaaccgagaaGAATAAGACTGGTTGTACCGAAAACACTTTGACTTAATTTGACAGAAAATTGTTTGTTATTACAGAAGACAACAAATCAGCTGCTAGGGACGCAATAGTCCGCAAAAACTTACTCTCTCTTCAGCCTGTCGTCATGAACTTTGTTGCACGGTCCCAAGTCAGCCTTGGTGTTCACGAAGAGATCATTGGGGCAGAACTTTGCGAGAAAGTGCTTGCACACCTGCAACAAAGACGGCAGCAATTGCAAAACATGCATGTTAACTCACGAAGCGAAAACACTACACGGTCACATCGAAATGGCCTATgcagcaaaacacacacacacgtataacACATTGTAATAGCCCGTGCTTCTTAACTTCAaaggacaggaagagagcagagtgggtcagggaacaaacggggggctaaagacatcttagtcgaaatcaagaggaAGAAATGGGCTTAGACAGGGCATGTAGCGCAATGGCAAGTTAACCACTGGTGATTAAGAGTaaaagactggattccaagagaaggcaagcgcgcgagggggaggcagaaagttgggCGGCCAGATGAGATTAAATTTGCGAGCATAacatggcatcagcaagcacaggaccaggttgatcggcggaacatgggagaggcctttgcccctggcgcagtcaggctgatgacgaaTAGCctatgcaacacacacacacatataagaaTAGGAGACGCGTCCAGAGTAACCAGGGCATGCCTTGATATCGTAGCATGCGCTGCTGCATACAACTGCGTGATAAGATGCTGGAGCTTGATTTCATGTCATGCTGGTATCTTTAATCGCTGCACCGATTCGCGTGGTCAATATACGATAATGAGGACCGAAGAGTTGTTGAATAACACCGGAAGCCTTACAAACGCGCGAGAACATGTTTATTATGCAAACGATGGCGTCTTGTAGTGTGACTGTATCCGCAACGCCATTGCGTACTTCGGTGCCAAAATTTTTGGTTTTGCAATAGCGGCTCGGTGTCGAAACGCCACAATGGCAGAGCGGCTACATGCGCGTACGAGTTACGGCGTACATTACCGCGCCTTCGCGcaagaaaaaacataaaaatTAAAAGGCATCGAAGGGCACGGCAGCCTGTTCCCAGAACTGAACACTCGGACCGCGTTAACTGGGTGATTAAATGGAAACGCTAACAAATCGATGGACGCTTACGTCGGGGTCTTCCCAGTTGCAAGTGTTCTTCTTCTCCGTAGGCGCGAGATTCCTATCCCGGCCCATTAATTCATCGAGAAGTTGCTTTGCTGAGGCGAGCGCCATTTTCGATCACAAAAAACAACTGCGGTGCTGCGGTGGAGCTCCGGTGCAAAAATTTCCCGTTGCTGCGGGCCTGCAATTACAACCCATGTGACTTATTACGTCACATGCGGGCGCGTTCCCGTGTTATTGAGAGCGTGAAAGCTTTGTTAAAAACTTGAAATTATTTTATACTTTCACAAAAACTCGGCGTTGCGTGTTATTACGTAGTTAAAAATATTTAGAACCCATTTTCTGACGTTCGTTTTTGAAATAACAGAACGTTTTGAAGTAAGAGCCTACGTCGACTTATGAAAAGAAGTCACATTAAAATATAATGGAACGCACCACGTAATTGACACTAAAGTTATTTTGACAGCAAAAAAAACAACAGTAAAATACACTACTAATTTTTGTATTACGAACTGTTAAGAGTTTAACAAGACTGCAAAGTTTAATTTTCAGGCGCGAATTAGGCCCGCACTCACGATCGGCTCGCgcctctctcttccctttcctttttttcaagcCTAATTTTGCACACGCGGTGGTGTtctggcgccgcggtgaattggTGGAGTTGGGGTGCTTGCTGCGCCGCGTTTTAATTTTGTGAAAAGGGACACACACAGGccgattattttttttctcttcccacCCGCCCGCCTTATCCCCCGAACAATCCGTGATCATCGAGGCCGTCTCCACTGAAAAGAAAACCACGCGAGGATTTCACAATGGACACATCGTCTCCCGAAGCGCAAGTAGCGCCCGACAATTGGGAAGACCACAGCGTGGAGATCAACAAtgccgatgaagacgacgacatGGCTAAGTCGTTCTCCAAGCTAAACGTGGACGCACCGCCGTTCGTGCCTTCATTCGCCACGTTACAGATGGCACAGTTAGACCCACCGGAGAAAGGCAACGAGGATTCTCCATCAGGTAAGGGAGGGGGGTGCCGATTTTCCTGCGCCGGGGTAGTTCATCCTTCGGCTACCCGTAGCACTGCTACCGATTGAGGTAGCCCGCCGATCGCCTGACATCGCGACAACGTGATCGAGATCGTAggcctctttatttttctttcttttcgtttagcGAACCGCGCTGCGTGACGGTAGGCCTACGCCGGAGCCCGATCTCtcgtgcttccccccccccccccccccccttgtacgACGAACACGAAAAAGCTGGTGTCAATAACCCCGAAAACTCGTCGCCCCtacgaagaagacgaagaggaggatTACACGGGGCACGGTGGTTAGGAAGGAACGCTGGAAACTCCGTGATTTTGCGAGTTGTGAAAAGCGACCGGACGGGCCaaccccctcctcttttcaccgCCCTcgccgcctttttcatttttttcccttcgCAGTGCCTTTGCGGTACACGTGGTTTGCCTGCGAGACGGAACATGGCTGCTTGACCGATGTGACGTTTTGTGTCAAGTGCTAAGCTACGCCTCTTGGTACGTAGGGTACTCAAAATAATTGGTACGCCGGCAAGCGAGCGTAGCGCGTTCGGTCTCCAAAACGTAGCAGTCACTACGATTACCGGTTACACGTGTTGGGCGCCGACCATTATGCCAGGATCGCAATGTGGTTCTTTCTGACGGCGCAGTTGCCCGATTCTCGCGTTCACGAAAGTTGCGCAAATGCTTGCCGCAAGTTGTCGAAAACAAATCGCGTCTGTCGTGTTTTGAAAGGAGCAGTTTCTGACGATGacttctctccctctcctcctTTCACGGTTCCACGTAGTAGCTTCGTCACCGGCGttgcgcaaaaagaaagaaaatgggttGCCACTCGTCGCTGATGACGTAGTCTCTGCTACGACTTTGGAACGGCGCAGCTTCACGCCAAATATGCGCCACACTggtccggtttttttttttttttttttcatggattCAGTTCTGTGACCGTCTTGCCGCGTAATCGCCTCTACTGCCCGTCTCCCCGTGGAGTTTTCCGCCGATAAGATGAGATAACGAGGGTTTTTCTTGTATCGTTCCTTTTGTTTTGCGATTTACGCTAGGTGCCGCTTTGACGGCCTCGtgttagctttttttctttctcgcttgtGGTGAGGGTATCGCAGTCTCGTGTGCCGAGTGGACTTCGTCAGTAACGTCTTGCGACTGCGTGAGTTGAAAAACATGTTTTCGCTGCTTCTTCGGTGGCGGTAGTGTTTTACTGGATAACCTAGAAGCGCTGGCTTGGTACGAAAGCGGTAAGCACTACAGGTTTATCTGGTTACTCGGCCATGCGGTGTACGTGAAAAAGTTTGTCTCATGAAAGGACGAACAGCGCTGTGTGTCAGGCGTGGTAGCCAATACCGGTCTGTTGGTCATCCGGCTTTTCCCACCGTCGCGCCTCTTTTTTGTTTGTAGCGCTAAGTCGTAGACAACACCTGACTTTCGACGTGGTCTGTAGCACGGGAACTCGGCCATCTTGTTTTGACTTCGTTATAACGGTTTGTTCGTCGACACCAGCTGTTCGTCTACTTCGAACAAGGCCATTGACGCAACTGCCGAAGGAGGAATTCGAGGAATGTTTCGGTGTAATCAGTCTGGTTTCCACGGTTGTGGCACAGGTGTCAGAGCTTGCCTGTTTGCGTAAGTGCGTAGAATATGACCTTATTGTTGTTTCGATTTTACAATTTGACCTTTCCTGTCGGATAGCTAAGGGGATCGGCTAACCGTACGTTGTCGTACGAATCTTAAAACCGCTGTCACTTCGATTGCAGCCTACATTGGCCGTTTAAGTGTGTATACGCGGCTATAGCGTCACACTCTGGAGATTTCTTAAGCTAGCCGCTGTACAACACCGCAATACTATCTTTAAGTTAGTTTCGTTCGTGCGCTCACGCCATGCACAGCTGATCATGAACATACGTCAGCGGTCACATGTTGCTGTACCCTTTTGATTGGGCGGCAGCTCACGACACCTAGCCGTAGCTAAGTATTATACATAGTAGAGTACGAAATCAGCGTAGAAGGGCTAAATTTCCCTCCTGCCTTGATTTTAGCCACCAGTCGGATAACCTCCTCTCGGTTATTTCTTTGTATTGCCACACGATCACGCGTAACGCGGCATTGAGTAAAGAACGTGCGAGGTTTTGGGCTGGCCTCCGAGATCTCAGGCTTTCAGTTGGGGGTTTCCACAACGGAAACACTTCGCGCTGGCTCAGAGCGGCTCGTCGAGAACGCGACGGCGAAAGACCTCGCCTGGAGCGTACGTCGGGGCGACCTTGCGACCCGGCGCTATCGCTAGCGATAAGTAGTAGACTCGGTCGGGGAGGGGGGATTGTGTGGTGGTACGCGGGCTTGTCAGGCGCGGAGATCTCGGAAGCCAGGTGTTGTGGAATGTGCTTCGTACTACGCGTGCTTCGCTTCACGATACCGGACGACGTATTAGCTTCTCTGTCTGCCTCCTCTTCGCCTTGGGGACAATAAACCCTGCGGTCGCGCTACCGGCCGGAAGATACGTCGACGATTGGTTTTGAGGTTTCCCGTTGCAGCATTGTGTCTAGCGTGGTGTCAGGACGTAGCTAGCGGTTCGTGTTCTGTCTCGACGCGAGTGCGCAGTTCTTTTTGACTTTCAGTCGGTGAAGAAGCGTTAACGTGCGGTTGTTGCCCCCCGTATCGTTAACGATCCAGTCCTGCAAGATGAGGCGCGCTAGGAGACGTGAGTGCGTTGTCCTCGCCAAATTGTTCATTGTATCTTCTGCTTTTGAGGTGGTGACAGTCTGTGTAGCCTAGTCACGCTGGTTACAGCAGATCTGTACTTCACCGCAAGGTTTCGTGTAGTGCCTAGTAACATAGTTAGGAAAGTTAGACGACATGACAGGCACACTAGCAACTAAGCTAGTGCGCcaacttggcaaaaaaaaaaaaagttttcgaaGGCTACGTCATCATCAAGTGCATCAGCAAACCTTCTGTTGACTTATTCTCAAGTGAGATAGACTATCTGTATGGTTAGTGGGTTGCACGGTTGTGTACATCCGTTCTTTCTTGCGGTACCACGTGGTGCTTctcatagctttatatttgcaatcgacgtGAAACAAAGCTTAGTTGCTAGTGCGTCTTTT comes from Rhipicephalus sanguineus isolate Rsan-2018 chromosome 7, BIME_Rsan_1.4, whole genome shotgun sequence and encodes:
- the LOC119400401 gene encoding luc7-like protein 3, encoding MALASAKQLLDELMGRDRNLAPTEKKNTCNWEDPDVCKHFLAKFCPNDLFVNTKADLGPCNKVHDDRLKREYEASPRYRQEGYEDSFLQFCQSMLSDVEKRIRRARQRLQLSNQEGGVVIKTKEPAAPTDERVIVLNERIQGLLQQVEQLGCEGKVEEAQGIMKLCDQLKEERKSLDKDSDKAHWLRQTAELAAAQEKQMEVCDICGAFLIVGDAQQRVDDHLMGKQHMGYAKLKEAVEEILNRREKEREEKEKQRERERERRRRREEDDTRSSRRGPELARDDRRDRDEKRHRSRSPRDDRRERLDDKRDRTDDRKRDDDRKRDDDRRRNDERKRDEDRRREDDRKRDDDRKREEDRKRDEDRKRDEDRKRDEDRKRDEDRKRDEDRKRDEDRKRSRRDDDRSRRDDDRSRRDDDRSRRDDERSSSSRHDDDRSSRSDRSSHRDSRDSRSSGHDRDKYHSSSSSSKSDRDSHRSSSSRVSNGDSSPRH